The sequence GATCCGGTCTATACCCACTTCCCGAATGTCTTGTGCCGCAAAGAGTTCGGTTGCCTTCTCGAGCAGACGTTGCGCGGGCGGCGCGCCGCGCGTGGCGTGCGAGGCCTGATCCCGGCCCGATCCGGTCGTGCGCGTCATGGCAGCAGATTAACCCAGTCGCTTCGATAGACAGGGTTGTCTATCGCTGGCACCGTCGTAGCCATCCGACGGCGAAAGGACAATCCCATGACTCTGTACCTCTACGAGATCGCTCCGCTGCGCCTCGACCGCTCCGACGCCGACCGGGCAATCAAGGAACTCGACGCCGTCATCCACCGAGACGGCGGCGAACTGATCGAGGCCCAGGTGACCGGTGAGGCGCACCGGATCTTCGCGATCGCGGAATTCGGCTCCTGTCAGGCGCCTTCGATCGACGCGGCGACGTTGTCGGTGGCCGAGGCCAGCGGTCCGCACCCGGTACGACTGGTCGGCGCCGAACTCGCGGAACTCAAAGCCGCCCGCCCCGGCGCAGGCTATCTCGTCGAATGGGACCTGCCCGCCGATTTGGACATGGACACCTATCTGGCCCGTAAGAAGGCCAAGTCGCCGAAATACGCCGATGTCCCCGAGGTGACCTTCTTGCGCACCTACGTGCGCGAAGACATGGACAAGTGCCTGTGCTTCTACGACGCCCCGGACGAGACCGCGGTCCGCCGGGCTCGCGAGGCCGTCACCACCCCGATCGACCGACTGCACCGGCTGGAAGGCGAGCAACGGTGAGCGCTCCGGTGCACCTCGTGCACACCGCGCTGGCCGACCTCACCGCGATCGTGGCGGACCGCGCCGAGGCGCTCGACTCCGGTGGTCTTGACG is a genomic window of Mycolicibacter heraklionensis containing:
- a CDS encoding DUF4242 domain-containing protein, which produces MTLYLYEIAPLRLDRSDADRAIKELDAVIHRDGGELIEAQVTGEAHRIFAIAEFGSCQAPSIDAATLSVAEASGPHPVRLVGAELAELKAARPGAGYLVEWDLPADLDMDTYLARKKAKSPKYADVPEVTFLRTYVREDMDKCLCFYDAPDETAVRRAREAVTTPIDRLHRLEGEQR